A window of the Henckelia pumila isolate YLH828 chromosome 3, ASM3356847v2, whole genome shotgun sequence genome harbors these coding sequences:
- the LOC140891402 gene encoding uncharacterized protein — protein sequence MEKRQINFNAPLISVRRCSSPLNSSEFLKGKSTEKSIPTRQQSLPLNKSDWEIEEVTKPGAIPFHWERVPGKPKCEVEGQVHTLEEPSNSIRRYSGETPRLPPGRTSVPPSQYNSGERFVDQNIYMPQIEAFSFSDHASLLENLNEGLNHSDESDTDSGDDGYTDALDTLSRTSSSFAPSATFSVDEKTRDLMMNRFLPAAKAVVLETPQYVMKKPLVVNEQQREPAKKVVSGERNLLTEQYGSIPYYRKYIDTVESENEDERSVMAKKTGKLWGILPRFRVKNSSCLFNPLAAMNLNSCTTSSSASDIRKQTGKAFSGPLDKNSRHVPRTKRSHSGLLPGELLKSEKLSSGSNQYLNSFDLYKSGLSPLRPTRSGSISPYRNESPKSPFCEGVGFIGIPNKIENSNAKKIASSRKLFKALQDVSKKQINERGPDPPGNASEKTLCMDLVNKTELPVSNLSYAKAEVPVVISTERSEFLAGRKHMVQRNAFKSSVPETLYPHMSNPGNVARSDKDDRPLECMEVLSEANFRTKNESNQESDSQREFDPACLKSPLPPPLPKSPAESWLWRTLPSVSLGNPFSSPRHPTQFHSKKQNLKSSKTDSKWETIVKNSYLRQNRVPYSEEIMQNVSNRRNKS from the exons ATGGAGAAAAGGCAAATCAATTTTAACGCACCGCTGATATCTGTAAGGAGATGTTCATCACCTTTGAACTCTTCAGAGTTCCTAAAAGGGAAGTCGACAGAAAAGTCAATACCCACCCGACAGCAATCCCTTCCTTTGAACAAATCAGATTGGGAAATCGAGGAGGTGACAAAACCAGGTGCTATTCCTTTTCACTGGGAACGGGTCCCCGGAAAACCGAAATGTGAAGTTGAAGGTCAGGTTCATACTTTAGAGGaaccttcaaattccatcagaCGTTATTCAGGTGAAACTCCAAGGCTGCCCCCAGGAAGGACATCGGTTCCTCCCTCCCAGTATAACTCTGGCGAAAGATTTGTTGATCAGAATATTTACATGCCACAGATTGAAGCATTTTCCTTTAGTGACCATGCTAGTCTTCTGGAGAATCTGAATGAGGGTTTAAATCATAGTGATGAATCTGACACAGATAGTGGGGACGATGGGTATACTGATGCACTTGACACACTGTCAAGGACATCATCATCCTTTGCACCATCTGCAACTTTTTCCGTCGACGAAAAAACAAGAGATTTAATGATGAATAGATTCTTGCCTGCAGCTAAGGCTGTTGTTCTGGAGACGCCACAGTATGTCATGAAGAAGCCATTGGTGGTCAACGAGCAACAGAGGGAACCAGCAAAGAAGGTGGTTTCGGGGGAAAGAAATCTCTTAACTGAGCAATATGGTTCCATTCCATATTACAGGAAGTATATTGATACCGTGGAAAGTGAAAATGAAGATGAGCGTTCAGTTATGGCAAAAAAAACAGGGAAATTGTGGGGGATTCTTCCTCGGTTTCGTGTTAAAAATTCTTCGTGCCTGTTTAATCCATTGGCTGCGATGAATTTGAATAGTTGCACCACGTCATCTTCAGCCAGTGATATTCGGAAGCAAACTGGGAAGGCATTCAGTGGACCCCTGGACAAG AATTCTCGTCATGTTCCTCGCACGAAAAGAAGTCATTCTGGTTTGCTTCCAGGGGAATTGCTAAAATCTGAGAAGTTATCTAGTGGATCAAATCAGTACTTGAATTCCTTTGACTTGTATAAATCAGGATTGTCTCCATTAAGACCGACCAGAAGTGGCAGCATATCTCCCTATCGGAATGAATCTCCTAAATCTCCATTCTGTGAAGGAGTTGGATTTATTGGTATCCCCAATAAAATTGAGAATTCAAATGCCAAGAAAATAGCATCGTCCCGTAAATTGTTCAAGGCTTTGCAAGATGTATCAAAGAAACAAATAAACGAGCGAGGACCAGATCCACCAGGCAACGCATCTGAGAAGACTCTGTGCATGGATCTTGTAAATAAAACGGAACTCCCAGTTTCAAATTTATCTTATGCAAAAGCAGAGGTGCCAGTGGTTATCTCCACTGAGAGGTCGGAGTTTTTGGCTGGTAGAAAACATATGGTACAAAGGAATGCGTTTAAATCTTCTGTTCCTGAAACTCTATACCCTCACATGTCAAATCCTGGAAATGTAGCTCGTTCTGATAAAGATGACAGGCCACTGGAATGCATGGAAGTGTTATCTGAAGCAAATTTTCGCACGAAAAATGAAAGCAATCAAGAATCAGATAGCCAAAGAGAATTTGATCCTGCTTGTCTGAAGTCTCCTTTACCTCCACCTTTACCAAAATCACCTGCTGAATCGTGGCTATGGCGTACACTGCCTTCTGTTTCTTTAGGCAATCCATTTTCCAGTCCACGTCATCCAACCCAATTTCACTCCAAGAAACAGAATCTGAAAAGTTCCAAGACCGATTCCAAGTGGGAAACGATCGTGAAAAATTCTTACCTACGACAAAATCGTGTCCCATATTCAGAG GAAATTATGCAAAATGTTTCCAACCGTAGAAACAAATCATAG